tggtctgtgaagccagtctacagtctccatgagtagtcaccagcggtccgaggggccagGGTGTTACACTTCCTGTAGCCTCTTTTGCCAGAAATGCTGAGAAAAATGTGAGATTGACGACACAGACCAATCCAATACTGTTTGGGCCTTATAGGGATGAATTGAGAATTGGGTTTTGTCTATGAAGGAGCATGTCTTACTTTCTTCAGATAAGGTTATGGGTTGATTTATGTTGCCTCCCTTCTCTACTTATCCGCTTTTGATAACCTACCCCGTATTCAATAGAAAATAGTGATTGTCGAGGTTACCATTTTTTTGGGTGAATAACTGGACGAGTTTTGGGGTGCACCGTTTTGGTGAGTGGGTGTTAGGGCGGGGTTATTGAACTGGTAATGTGCTTGTCGAGGTTACTGATTTCCATTTTCATCGGTTGTTATGAAGGGTGAGTTGAGGTTAGGTGTAACAGTAGCGGCATTCTCGATACAAGATTAacaattaataatagtaataatttcTAATACAATAAtgttgcggaagtctcaaatgacgaactgttaaaaacttcAAATCATACAAACTAAAATTTggttaaaataaaatagtaaaatattacatctgataagaaaatattatttgttcaaaataaaaagagatacttcatcatcaagtcatGATGAAAGGTACAAAAAGTAGCTATGTTCTCGATATATAGTAAATGCTGCGGCCTAGATCGAAACCTGAAGCTAAAaccttcctgcaaaatactaCCATCCacaatacggatgacagccctTTGAATCGCAATTAGCGCCTAACACCGAGTACAAACTCTATAACAATATAATActatgacaataataatatattcacgaGATATGCAAAAGTACATTTCAAGTCTTGATTAGTTCCTCGGTTCTCGTTTCTCATTTTCAGTTCTTGAATATTTTGCACAACACATATAATAATGACtatctgatatatgtaagggttgGCTAAAGGAGGAACATATTCCACACTCTAACTGTTATACTGTGATGGGTGCCGTCACTccaccaatttttatgctcgagcttGTAAAGGATGTGACTCTCTCGGACCCCTTGTCTAACCCTGCATTTCTCCGTACAGGAAAACACGGGCGCCGGATTACAAGCCGGTCGGTAGTTCGACATTTCCTTATTATCAGAGCCATTCATCCAAGTATACATAATTTCAAACAAGACtgtatgttatttattttatattgctATAAGTCAACCCTAGTTTAGGCAAACTCCAAGTCAACATCCTCTTAAAGAAAAGTCAACATATTTGCTAATTTTATAGTTAAgagattataaataaataaaatttcacaaattatGACAAGGTTCTAGGGGCTATATAAGTTATGTACAAGACTATATAAACTTATAAAACTTAAGGAAAAATTTTCGTAATATTTAATAAGGAATTTCCATCGATTAAACATGTAAATTGGTTAAAAATCTataataaccaataaaaatgttctaaaaatatattagaggtCCACAAGCTATTGAAGCTAGCATTGGACCAGATAGTTCAAGAAAAACGAGCCAATGTATTTTAACTAAATTGTTTGACCaatttaccaataaaccgacataaaattattaatgtccttAAATGTCCATGAAAATTTATCCAAGGGTTCTCATATAATCCTACTGTATATGAGAGAgtctcataaaaatttcaagtccaaaataatccatttactatttattttatattttatcggtTTTAGATTTaccgttttatttaaaattcacaaGGGTCAATAGATGGTCGTATAAACTTATCCAATGATAAAATTCCAAACCTACTGTCCATGTAAGAgtctcataaaaatttcaagtctaaaATATtccatttagtttttatttcatACTTTAACATTTTTGCGTTTTCTCGGTAAGTAGCCAAACACTTAGTAAAAATTCATAgaaaaatatcaaaagtttaTATTCTGGTTCAAACATGTAAGAGACATATTcatatgattttattaactaatttatccattaataatatatttaacccctttaatatattagaatatattttattacttaaaattccataaatgaccattttaatgaaataattttatgaatATGAACCTAAATGATTTTATAACTTTTATCTACTTTTAAGTTCATATAAAATATACTTCTAAAGTTTCTAAGCCCACACATAATTTATTCACAACAAGAGCTTCACAAAAACATCATAAAACACCGTATTTACGCATTTTTACATAatagaaattcataaaatttacatgCATGAACATTAAAgtaaaatacacataataaaatatatatccatcaataatatcatataaatgaaaaattttcagatttatatatatatatatatatatatatatatatatatatatatatatatatatatatatatatatatatatttcttttgtgattttaatttaatatcaatttcaggtaataatcacaatacttgaaaatttataatataaacatataaataacatttttaacattaatatatataagaatattataaattttcaatttataacatGCATATACTTAAACTTCTAATAAAcgctttatttttacttttaacacACAAAAGAATGTTATTCTCACTTTTAGTGAACATGcaagataaaattaaattaatctaacatattatcatatttttcacATATActcaagtaaatataatataaatgtcaCATAGTAAGAAAGTTTAAGAAGTGTGTAACATTTTAGCTATCAAGTGGTACTAAGACCaaaattgagaataaaataagaaaatgctcccaaaataatatattcaagaaGCTCCAAGAATGATAATGTGCCAAAATAgttcttgaaaaataataatccaaGCTTGAAAAAAATACTACTCAACCTATTTAAACAGAACTCAAATTAGTAAGGCGATGGGTAAAAATtcatccttttttttaaaatggacAAATCTTATCTTAAGAgagaaaattttgatgaacttGACTTGAAAGTGGATGAGGTTAAACTTATTCTTCAAGGGATCTTCAACTAAGAAcataaggaaaaataagataaattaggAATGTGTTTAAGTGTGAATTAAGGAGGAAAGATGAGCAAAAATCAAAGGGGCATGGGGAGGGGGATATAATCAGCTGATAGGGGCTGATTTGGGGGGTTCATCATGCCTAAAAATAGACTAATTGAGGACATGTTCTCTTCGTCTGATCTGATtggatctgatctgaatttactaaggtctgatctgatctggtctgattcagTCTAATCTGATCTGAATCTTTCTAATCTAATCTGATCTGCGAAACACGGACACGACATTCAGCTGACGTGtcgcgtgtccgacacgtgtcggacacggacacgcgacggacacgcgaaaatccgtgttcgacacgccaaatgaagtgtccaatattttaatatttttccggacacgcggacacggcaaggacacgcgacggacacggcaagggacacgACAAGGGACACGtgtgttatttaaaaaaaaaaaattgaaaaagttgAAAATAAACTATTCAGTTACTCACTCTCTCACTGTCTCAGTGAATGTATTCCCTTTCCCTCTCACTACTCACGCTGCAGCCTGCAAATCCATTTCCCTCTCAAATTTCAATTCTCTCTCTTGCTCTCATCTCACTCCTCTAACCCTAAAAATCTACGGCTGCTCTTCCACCACGCCACCGCCACCGACAGCTGCTCCTCCATTACTGACAAACACTCGACGGCTGCTGTAGTGCTGGCTGCTGCTCGGTGCTTTTTGATTTTGGCTGCTGTAGGGTTGTTCGAATAATccctaaaaattgatatttttgattttgtttcaggtattttcactctttatcctaaatcctaatattaatcttgttttaatctttaatcttagtgttattcttaaatttttaatcttgttgagttgttgttttaacatttattttaaatcttgattgtTTGTTCTTTTTGATTGGGGTTTGCTGGCTGTAAATTATTGGATTGTAAATTAAGAGTTCACTTAAGAAATTATTGGATTGTAAATTAAGAGTTCAATTAAGAAATTATTGGATTGTAAATAAAGAAAATGTACTGTATTGGCTATTGGATTGTAAATCTGTGATACAGTTGAAACAAAACGGTTTGCTGGCTTAAGAAAACGGTTTGTTGAGCTTGTACTTTGTTGAGGTTGTAATGTGATGGAATTTAGGACtgtattaaatatttgatttcaattcaaaaatgattgaatttatttttttaatgttaaattgttaatgtgttatttgttaatcttgattttcaaatctttaattgtggttgtttgaatttgaagaGTTCAATCATGTCTAGTAGTGGGGCTAGTGGCTCTAATTCGTGCAATGTAAGtggtgatgctacaaatgaagaGGGTGATTTCTGTTATTATCCTTTGTGGAAATATGTTgttaaaggagaaaaaaaaagtggTGGTGGGGGTAATTATACTTGGCAATGCAACTTTTGCAACAAATAAAGAGTGGTTCATATACTAGAGTTAGAGCACATTTGATGGGAGTTGCAAAAGGTGGAATTAGTCAATGTCCTAATGTAACAAATGAGGATAGAATGCAAATGAGAAACTTAGAAAGACAAGTTGAGCAATATAAAGAATGTAGACAACCAAACAGACCACCACTTCCTAGTCATTCTTTGTCTTCCGAAGCTTCTCTTTCACCAACTTCACATGCCAAGAAAAGAAAATCTGACAACCCAATCACCAAAGCTTTTGATATACAAGCTCGAAACAACTTAGATGCTGAGATAGCAAGGATGTTTTTTACTAGAGGATTGCCTTTTAACCTTTGTCGAAACCCTTACTATGTTAGTTCATACAACTATGCTGCCACAAATAATATTCCTGGTTACAAGCCTCCTGGTTACAATAAAATGAGAACCACTTTgttagagagagagaaagaaaatgttGAAAGGCTTTTAGAACCAACAAAGGCTACTTGGAGGGAAAAAGGAGTAAGTATAGTGAGTGATGGGTGGGGTGATCCACAAAGGAGACCTTTAATTAATCTCATGGTAGCTTGTGAAGTTGGTCCTCTATTCTTAAAGGTCGTTGATTGCTCAGGAGAGGTAAAGGATAAAGACTTTATTGCTAGTTTGTTAAATAATGCAAGCAATTGCAAGGCCGCTGGAGAACTTATAGAGGGTAGATATCCACACATATTTTGGACACCATGCATTGTTCACACTCTTAACCTTGCTCTTAAAAACATTTGTAATGCTAAAAATGTTTCAAACAATAAGAAGGTTTATGATGAGTGTCATTGGATAACTGAAGTTCATGGAGATGCTTTATTTGTCAAAAGCTACATAATGAACCATTCAATGAGGTTAGCTATATTTAATAAGTTCTCTCCATTAAAGATTCTTTCTGTCGGTGATACTCGCTTCGCTTTGGTAGTTGTCATGATAAAGAGGATGAAACTTCTTAAACCAACTCTTCAATCCATGGTTGTTAGTGAGGCTTGGTCCACATATCGTGATGATCATCGTGCACAAGCTACACTTGTGAGGGAAAAGATTCTAAATGACGATTGGTGGGACAACGTTGATTACATCCTTGATTTTACTCGTCCCATTTATGAAATGATAAGAGCATGTGATACCGACAAAGCATCCCTTCATCTAGTATATGAAAAATGGGATTCAATGATTTTAAAGGTGAAGGAGATCATATATAACCATGAGCATAAACAAAGGCATGAGTATTCTTCTTTCTTTAGTGTGGTCGAAACAATAATTCTTAGCCGTTGGAAGAAAAGCAACACTCCACTTCATTGTTTGGCACATTCTTTGAATCCAAGGTAAAGGAGATcatattgtatgtttaaatgtttaaagcATTAGATTATGTATTAActaaattttcttcttttttatgtatttaaaaGGTATTATAGTGACGTGTGGCTTAAAGAGGTCCCCAGTAGAGTTGCTTCACATGTTGACAATGAAATTTACACACAAAGATTTAATTGCTTCAGAAGATTGTTTCAAGACTTGGAAGATAGAAGAAAGGTTAATATGGAGTATGCTATTTTCTCGGCAAGAGATGGTGGTGTATTTACCGAACCAGAGTGCTTGAATGATATGTACATGATGGCTCCAAAGCATTGATGGGCAACTTATGGCTCACAAGTTCCGATGCTTCAAGCATTAGCATTCAAGTTGTTAGGACAACCATCATCTTCCTCTTGTTGTGAGAGGAATTGAAGCACATataaattcattcattcatataCTAGAAACAAACTTGCACCAAAACGTGCTCAAGATTTGGTgtacattcataacaatcttcgTTTGCTTTCAAGGAGAGGTGAGGCTTATAACAAGGGAAGAACAAGGTTGTGGGATGTTGGAGGAGATGACTTTGGAAATCTAGAAGATTCTATTTGCCTTGGCATGGCGGATCTTTCTCTTGATGAGCCCGAATTGGAAACTACTTTTGTAgcggaggatgatgatggatgtcatatggatgatatgtgatgatcaaacttatatttacctatttatttggttttttttgatttggtttgtatgactatttttaaatactcctgttgtttatttggtacttatttgaattttatgtgagttttatatttttaaagtgtttatttacaaatatcaaatgaaagattgtaaaattatctttaatttgatatatttattatattaccatttacgtgtccccgtgtccgccatttttaagttggcgttttcccgtacccgtgtccgtgtccgtgtccgtgtccgttttagtgcaacctaggatctgatttggtctggtctggtctgatttgatctggtttggtctggtctgatctgatctggtctgatctgatttgatttggtttcattgagtttgttattaataatagattaatagtagttaaggtattattattattattattattattattattattattattattattattatatttattattattattattattattattattattattattattattattattattattattattattattattattattattatttatttttactattattattattattattattatgattattattattattatttatttttactattattattattattatgattatgattataataataataataataataataataataataataataataataataataataataataatggtatggtttgatctgatctgatctggtctagtctggtctgatctggtctggtctgatctgaaactttctgatctgatctgaaactttctgatctgatctgaatagttctgatctgatctgatctggtatgatctgatctgattccaataagaataattaataagtcaaaaaaataagttgaagagaacaccTTCTGAGGTGCATGCAAGTCTAGGTAGATCAGGTTAGGTGTAAGGGCTTTtagatagcttgtgtaagtgaaaAAATAGTGAAATCATGGTGTTTTTTTTAGGGGAAGAGGGGGTTGGTTGTAGGTTGTTGGGTGCTGATTTTTGGCTTAATTTTATCCTATTTTGGTCCTAATAGATGTACATCAAAATAATGGGTAGGTTTGCTTAAGGTCAGATATTGAAATTTAGCTTAGTTtgtactcaaaattagttaaaaatacACTTTACAGTGGATGataatatttacaaatataatttatgtcaaaacatataaatcaaagttataaagttgaaaaatataatttaacaaagtTTGGTTAAGAAAAAGAACTTAAAAGCAACGTTTTGAcgaaatcgtaaaataaataaataaaaggaaatttttggtaacataaaataataaataatttcttagaagtataaaatagatttttgacgaaaataaaagatgtaaagttattaaaataatcgTTACGCAAATTGTGTTGAAAAACGAGTTTAAAACATAGACGTTAATTAAATCGTAAAACAATTTTATAATGTGACAATTTtcgtaatataaataataactaaACTTTTTGGGctatttgaaaatgataataagGTTTTAGGGATTTTGGCGGTTTGATTTTGATAATtggataattaaaaaattttaattagacattaaggataattaATTGGATAATTGAGATTATGAAATTGAGTATGTTATACTAGGGGTATGTTATAGGGATGAATGTTGGTTTTCATTGTGGGACACATTTGAGTATTGAGTTAACATTTTATGGCTTGGGTGTAATCCCAGATTCGTTACTGGGTATGCGGAAGAATAACGAGGTTTTGTGTAAGTTTCTGGGTTGGGTTGGTTTAGTGGGTCGAATTTGAAGGGTTTGGTATGTTTGTGTTTTTGGTTTCACTGAATATCAGATTCTTCAATGTTTTTTGAAGCTTAGCTTGTCCCTCATTTTTTCATGGCAACAAGCGCTTCCTTCAACACCTCCTAATTTTTGTTCATCCTTTTTTCAAGGACGGAAATTTCAGCGTGTATTTATGAAGGCAGTAGGTCCTTAAGCAGGTTCAGTTCTTGCTGTAAGTATCGATTCTTTATTGGTTGGTAGGATTTCCCATAGCTCGAGCAATGCCCCGATACCAGTTGTAATAAACCCACTAATCGCTAATATGAGAAAGATGGAAATTAGGGCTGAGAGAGAGTAAGAgttaaaaggaagaaaaaattGCATGTTAATAATCAGAGAGTAAGAAAAGATGGGTTTGAGAGGAAGAATTCATTTCATGCTCTAACCAATTATTACATCTTATATTTATAGCTAACAAGCCTAATAAGCTTATTGCCATTTGTTAATAATATTTCTTTTCttgaaatttcattaaaagacTTTTCCACCCCTCTTATATTGATTCATCACATTCACATATAACTGGATCTAAAACATTAGTGGGGTCACCGGAGAGGATACTTGACACAAACAAAGCATTGGGTCCTAGCAGCAAGAATATCCATCTTTCGGTTTCTGGTTTACAAACACTGTTGAAAGTGTAATAATACTACAACAAAAAGTGTATTAAGGATAATGATTCAATTTTTGAGTACAAAAAAGTTACAAGAGAAAAAGATACAGAAACCTTTTCTAGCATGACGAATGACCTTTCAGTCGAACATGCAACAACATCCCACATTAGAAGAAAGAATGGAGAAGATAAAACAACTCAACAGCCTACAGTGATCCCCTAGAGATCAAATTAAATAGATTTGATTCCAGAGAATTAGGATACAGATCGAATGAAAAAATGGTACAAAGAATTAGTACCTTAATCTAATTGAATGATGTCAGTCTATAAACAATCTACAAACCAAACTTTCTGAAGGAGTCAGCTAGTCATCAACTTTGAGCGCGCGTCAAAGTGTTGAGCTACTTTCACTGGCAGACATTGTAGCACCTTCAGATTTCACGAGATGTGATCCTCTGCTGCCAAGATCAAGGCCCTGTAATCTTCCCAAATGATCATTTGGCATAAACTCTGAGGGGTTTTGAGAATTGGGCTTATGGTGCAAATTGCCCTGAGACTGATGATACGATGGCAATTGCATATTCTGTTGACCTTGAGGAACATGTTGCTGAGGTATGGAGTAAAAGGCAGAGGGATTGTACTGCATGCCATGCATTCCTAAGTTAAATGATTCTGAAGGGCTCATCATTTCGCCTGTGGCAACTCTAAGCCTTTCCACTTCTTGCTTCAATGCTTCATTGAGCGCTGAGAGAAACAGAAAGCCAGACAAGCATAGAGTTTATGTCAATACTATTATGGTGTTTCATTCATGGAAATTCGATGTTGCCCACAAATTCATAACTAAATAAGCTGTCTAAAGTCTAAACCTACTTCTCAAACAAAAAGCATGAGACTCACCATCTCGCAACTGTGCTTGTTGTTCCATAGCTTGCAACCGAAGCTTGAGTTCTGTGTTTTCAGTTGCCAGACCAGTTGTGTCCCTCTAAACAACAAAATCATATGAAAGTAAGCGCCAGCAGATATTAACGGGCTTGTACACAACAAGACTCGCACAAGAGACTACATACAAACCCAATGAGGTTTCATCCTAAGCCCATCAAGTATACATATTAGTCAACCTCTATAATTTTTTGATGTGGGATCACATGTGGTTATATTCCAACACCAGCAAGGCAGCAAGTGTAGAACATAGATCTGGGAAGGGTAGAAATGAGATTCCAAAAAGTCCCCTAAATCTCTATGATACTACCACCTAGTAATTAAGTTTATAAAGCATATGAAAGCAAAAAGACACTCCATCTATGACCATATGATATGTATGTGGTGAGATCATCAATAAACTACCTGATACAGGGTAAGCTGAGCAGAAAGAGTTGTTGCTTCAGTTTGAAGAGTCTGGACTTTCCGCTCCAACTCCAACATATATCGAGCTTTCCTCTCTTTCGAGCGTGCAGCAGACTGACGGTTAGCTAAAATTCTGCAGCAAGTAAACAGAGACGCACATGAAAGTTTAATCTTGTTAACAATAAAACCACATTTCAACAGCAATAACAAAGAAGGTCGCAATAGCCAACAACGCTCTCAGAAAGAGCTGTTAAATTGGGTACTTGTACTTTTCGTGCTTTAATCAGTGCCTTGTATATAAGGTTTAGGTCAGGTAGTCATAGATGTAAACGATGCTGCTATTGTACTCTAACAGCTAATGATTAAACTAGCTCAAATATTAGCACAAGGATCGGAAATGCAGACAAGAACAATACTTCATACAAGACAATTCTCCTTCAACTTACATTTCTACATTCAATCTAACTTCAGCTgatcaaaatttaattaacattgGCTAAAAGTCAAAGCTAACGTTTGCTGATCAACACCAACTATTACAGATCTGATATTTTAATAATCACATCTAATTTTATCTGAGAATAGGACGTACGAAGTTAAACCCTTCAACTTTCATGAATTCCAATAAAGAACTAAGTACAATTCAGCACAATTTTAGCAAGCATGAACATCAACTGAAGTTACAACAACGAAAAAACAACATACACAATTCAACATGATATCATATCAACCTTAGGATCAAGAAATTATAGTTCAAGACAATGCAGCATCATTAGAACCAATCATTCAGAAACAAGCGTACTATAAAGAtcaaactattttaaaaaaagccCCACAATCTTATAATAAATCAATCAATAAGATCTATAAAGTTAGTCACCATCAGGGAAATCATCTAATTTCTTTAATTGTATAGAAATGGATAAAATTCCATCTAAATCATTGCGgtaaaattcaaaaagaaagtgacataatcataataatctaGCATTTACAAGTTAGATGATTAAAGAAAAGTGActtgaaaaaaattgaaaaccttTTAGCACGCTTAGGGTCAATAGTCCAAAGCTCAGCAAGTTTATCAGGAGGCATAGCTTTCTTAGCATCCATAATCTCACCAAAAACATTGGCATTACCACTACCAGACGAGGTCGTCGCATCCACAGAATTACTATGCCGATGACGAGGTCTCCCAGCtgcattattattactattatcattgttattgttgGAAGCATTATTAATGTCGACGGACAGTCCTAACCCAACATGAGGTCCCGATCCGGAAGCACCAAGTTTATCAACGTCAATGTAGGTGTTAAAGAGGTCATCCTCGGATCCGATCTCTTCAGTGGAGGATCCAGTAAAAGGATCGGAGGAAAGATCCATATCGTCGGGTATTCGGAAACTAACTTCGGAATGAGCACGTCGATGATGAAAACCTCTGAAGGTATTAGTGTTAGGATTAGGGTTAGAAAAGAGAGTAGAATTGGGGATGGTTCCATTGTTAGGAGGTTTGGAAGGATTGTCATTAATGAGGTGAGGATTGGGAGAAGAGGTAGATGGATCTGATTTGATATCCATGGGAAGAGGAGCAGAGAGAAAGGGAGAAGAgagaaggagagagaaagaaggagatACACAGAGATTTTAATGGAGGAGTGAGATTGAGATGATATTGATGAGTAAGAGTCATGAAAGAAGAAGAGTAAGAGTTGATTTGAATGCTTTTGATGGTTAGTTGTTTGTTTGTTGTTCGAAACgttgaaaaaaataagtgtCATAATTGTGATTAATATTCTGTATATAGTATGAGTAGTAGTAGACTACTACTACTACCACTACTACTATATTTGTGGATCTAAAATCATTGTTCAAATTCAACTCACCTTCAATTAGggttttttcacaattttatgTTACTTGTTCCatgtaatttgatttaattgatTTCTTTGACTATTTTATACTATACTTATTCCATACCATACTAACTGCAATATTAGAATATAtagcactatttatttatcaatcttaatttgtaattagtttttaatctataagttaaaacattgtCAAGTGAAATCTCGTTTCATttgtctcattgcaaagattattaatatcaaatttttataattttttattatacataattagagaaattaaggattaaattagtgcattggattgcgttaaaaaataaatgttgcaagtaaattggaacgaaggaagtatacTGTTCTGTTCTAAAATACTCTTGcacttttgactttttacgtaGTTTAATGCGCTAATTCAatcctaaatatttttaattatgcatgataaaaaaactaaaaaatttgatattaataatctttgcattaatACGAATCAAACAGGATTTAATTcaatatgttttaacttatagattaaaaactaatcacaaattaagggtgatgaatgaataatgtaTTATCTtgtaatgtagcaagtaatatggaacggagaaagtatatatagaattaaatttttatatcagCTGTTAAGTCAAGTGTGAATGAAAATATTAGGTAAAATtagttgacttttttttttgtcaaaatgcatgaaaaagctaaaaacatattaaaacgCCTTCAATTTATAACATTATGGTTTAAAAGACTGCTTTTCAACCAACTTATAAATTatcaactaaataaataaatttttggaGAATGATAAAGGGTTGTATACTTGTataaatgaaagaaatttagttattttttgatataatttaatattcacaaatttttgtatgagattgtctcactgtgacatattttatatttggattaagt
The sequence above is drawn from the Amaranthus tricolor cultivar Red isolate AtriRed21 chromosome 5, ASM2621246v1, whole genome shotgun sequence genome and encodes:
- the LOC130812558 gene encoding transcription factor RF2b-like; translated protein: MDIKSDPSTSSPNPHLINDNPSKPPNNGTIPNSTLFSNPNPNTNTFRGFHHRRAHSEVSFRIPDDMDLSSDPFTGSSTEEIGSEDDLFNTYIDVDKLGASGSGPHVGLGLSVDINNASNNNNDNSNNNAAGRPRHRHSNSVDATTSSGSGNANVFGEIMDAKKAMPPDKLAELWTIDPKRAKRILANRQSAARSKERKARYMLELERKVQTLQTEATTLSAQLTLYQRDTTGLATENTELKLRLQAMEQQAQLRDALNEALKQEVERLRVATGEMMSPSESFNLGMHGMQYNPSAFYSIPQQHVPQGQQNMQLPSYHQSQGNLHHKPNSQNPSEFMPNDHLGRLQGLDLGSRGSHLVKSEGATMSASESSSTL